The Prosthecochloris marina genome window below encodes:
- a CDS encoding class I SAM-dependent methyltransferase, with amino-acid sequence MNEENKSIHEFDLELICEYFANLKRQGPGSPEVTIKALSFIDNLDDKSRIADIGCGSGGQTMVLAQHAPGNITGVDIFPTFIDLFNRNAEKLGLQDRVKGIVESMDNLPFQDEELDLIWSEGAIYNIGFERGLHEWRKFLKTGGYIAVSEGTWFTEERPAEIEEFWMSVYPEIDTISNKVAQMQKAGYIPVSTFILPENCWTEIYFAPKVEADKRFLEKNAGNKAAEEFIANQQHEARLYNTYKEYYGYAFYIGKKI; translated from the coding sequence ATGAACGAAGAAAACAAGTCGATTCATGAATTCGATCTGGAATTGATCTGTGAATATTTTGCAAACCTGAAACGACAGGGGCCAGGCAGCCCTGAAGTAACGATCAAAGCGTTGAGTTTTATCGATAATCTTGACGATAAATCACGTATTGCAGACATTGGCTGCGGATCAGGTGGGCAGACAATGGTGTTAGCGCAGCACGCCCCGGGGAATATTACAGGTGTCGACATTTTTCCGACTTTTATCGACCTGTTCAACCGAAATGCCGAGAAACTGGGTCTTCAGGATAGAGTGAAAGGCATTGTTGAATCGATGGATAATCTTCCTTTCCAGGATGAAGAATTGGATCTTATCTGGTCGGAAGGAGCGATCTACAATATTGGTTTTGAACGGGGGCTTCATGAATGGCGGAAATTCCTGAAAACCGGGGGTTATATTGCTGTTTCTGAAGGAACATGGTTTACGGAGGAACGCCCTGCTGAGATAGAGGAGTTCTGGATGAGTGTTTATCCGGAAATAGATACTATCTCCAATAAGGTAGCACAAATGCAAAAAGCCGGGTACATTCCGGTCTCCACTTTCATTTTGCCCGAAAACTGCTGGACGGAAATTTACTTTGCTCCAAAAGTAGAGGCAGATAAACGTTTCCTGGAGAAAAATGCGGGTAATAAAGCTGCCGAGGAATTTATCGCAAACCAACAACATGAGGCTCGGCTGTATAATACGTACAAAGAGTATTATGGCTACGCATTCTACATAGGGAAAAAA
- a CDS encoding FAD-dependent oxidoreductase codes for MKKEIDVLVIGGSAAGIVAATTGKAFYPDKQVLIVRKEAEAVVPCGIPYIYGTLKGVEQNVIPVSHIEQAGVELMIDEVVSIDEVAKTARTKGGAEICYDKLVIATGSVPKVPGWLKGTELDNVFTIPKDREYLAALKSRLETCSKVVIIGAGFIGVEIADELGKKAKDITLVEVLPHVLQMAFDEELSVRAEEILTAGGVKLRLEEKVEEIEGNGQVAGVCLSGGELLEADAVILATGYLPNTTLARDAGIKLNEFGAIRVDEYMRTENKDVFAVGDCAEKFSFFTRIAKGLMLASTACSEARIAGMNLYKLSRLRTFGGTMSIFSTAIGGTTFAAAGVTEHVAIERGFDVVTGSAEGIDKHPGTLPGVSKQYVKLIVNRESGLVLGGSVIGGASAGELINVIGVIIENMMTIHSVLTLQFGTHPLLTGSPTGYPLIKAAEAVAKKLRY; via the coding sequence ATGAAGAAAGAAATCGATGTATTGGTTATAGGAGGTAGTGCGGCAGGTATCGTTGCGGCAACGACAGGCAAGGCTTTTTACCCGGACAAACAGGTTCTTATCGTCAGAAAGGAGGCCGAAGCGGTTGTGCCCTGTGGGATTCCCTATATTTATGGAACACTCAAAGGCGTCGAGCAGAATGTCATTCCCGTCAGCCATATCGAGCAGGCTGGGGTAGAACTCATGATCGACGAGGTTGTTTCGATAGATGAAGTGGCAAAAACGGCCAGAACCAAAGGAGGGGCTGAAATTTGTTACGACAAGCTGGTTATAGCGACCGGATCGGTACCGAAAGTGCCAGGTTGGCTTAAAGGCACCGAGCTTGACAATGTGTTCACCATCCCGAAAGATCGTGAATATCTCGCAGCGTTGAAGAGTCGTCTCGAAACCTGCAGCAAGGTTGTTATTATCGGAGCAGGTTTCATCGGTGTCGAAATTGCTGATGAACTCGGCAAGAAGGCTAAGGATATCACTCTCGTCGAGGTGCTGCCGCATGTACTGCAGATGGCTTTCGATGAAGAACTATCCGTCCGTGCAGAGGAAATTCTTACTGCCGGGGGTGTCAAATTGAGGCTTGAAGAGAAGGTCGAGGAAATAGAAGGCAACGGTCAGGTTGCCGGGGTTTGCTTGAGCGGAGGAGAACTGCTGGAAGCTGACGCCGTGATTCTGGCTACCGGTTATCTTCCAAACACCACACTGGCCCGTGACGCGGGTATAAAACTCAATGAGTTTGGTGCAATCAGGGTGGACGAGTATATGCGCACCGAGAACAAGGATGTTTTTGCCGTCGGTGACTGCGCGGAAAAGTTTTCTTTTTTTACTCGTATTGCCAAGGGGTTGATGCTCGCTTCGACGGCCTGTTCTGAAGCACGTATCGCCGGTATGAATCTTTACAAGCTCTCGCGTTTGAGAACCTTCGGAGGCACCATGTCCATTTTTTCCACGGCAATCGGGGGGACGACATTCGCAGCTGCGGGGGTGACGGAGCATGTGGCGATCGAGAGAGGTTTCGACGTCGTTACCGGATCGGCGGAAGGGATAGACAAGCATCCTGGAACGCTACCCGGAGTGAGCAAGCAGTATGTGAAGCTTATCGTGAACCGTGAGTCAGGCCTTGTTCTGGGAGGATCCGTCATCGGCGGAGCAAGCGCCGGCGAACTGATCAACGTGATAGGCGTAATCATCGAAAACATGATGACCATTCATTCGGTGTTGACCTTGCAATTCGGTACTCATCCGCTTCTGACCGGTTCTCCGACCGGATACCCTTTGATCAAGGCGGCTGAAGCGGTCGCGAAAAAGTTGAGGTATTGA
- a CDS encoding 4Fe-4S dicluster domain-containing protein, whose amino-acid sequence MLLFDCFFGRCSRPSCDGCMFRIVRSLRLMLKSRAMDKCEDESVDTTGVWKKEDVVQPSIQAPASSPVPVAKQTGKKRKKRLLVPREDIPWYPTINPDLCNGCGDCKVLCKPGVFEPGPPDPAGIQRPKFVVAHPYKCLVLCDRCVAVCTSGGIKLPPKEDFEKYVEYVD is encoded by the coding sequence ATGTTGCTTTTTGATTGTTTTTTCGGTCGCTGTTCGAGGCCTTCGTGTGACGGTTGTATGTTCAGGATTGTCCGTTCACTGCGGCTTATGCTCAAGTCGCGGGCTATGGACAAATGTGAGGACGAGTCGGTTGATACCACCGGTGTATGGAAGAAGGAGGATGTGGTGCAACCGTCAATACAAGCTCCGGCATCCTCACCGGTACCGGTGGCGAAACAAACGGGAAAGAAGCGGAAAAAGCGGCTTCTTGTTCCAAGAGAGGATATTCCATGGTATCCCACCATAAACCCCGATCTTTGTAACGGTTGCGGTGACTGCAAGGTGCTCTGCAAGCCCGGTGTATTCGAGCCGGGCCCACCTGATCCGGCAGGAATCCAACGTCCCAAGTTCGTTGTGGCACACCCTTACAAATGCCTTGTACTCTGCGACCGTTGCGTGGCTGTTTGTACTTCCGGAGGCATCAAGCTGCCGCCGAAAGAGGATTTCGAAAAGTACGTTGAGTATGTCGATTAA
- the alaS gene encoding alanine--tRNA ligase — protein sequence MKSSDIRQSFLDFFGQKEHTVVRSAPVIPAEDPTLLFTNAGMNQFKDVFLDKGSRPYSRAVDTQKCIRASGKHNDLEDVGRDTYHHTFFEMLGNWSFGDYYKKEAIVWAWELLTEVWKLPKERLYATVYTDDDESLGIWEKETDIDSGHIMRFDEKDNFWEMGETGPCGPCSEIHIDLTEDLSGKELVNAGDHRVIELWNLVFIQYNRKVDRSLEPLPKKHVDTGMGFERITAVLQGKGSNYDTDVFRPLFDAITGLTGIGYNATLDGEQDIAMRVIADHARTLTFAITDGAVPSNEGRGYVLRRILRRAVRYAKKLDCNQPVLYRLVGVIADTMGDVFPELRKQQKTVEKIVRSEEESFLVTLDRGIEIFGEIIAALRGSKQTRISGEDAFRLYDTYGFPLDLTRLMALEEGLTIDEEGFDTCMQEQKERARKDRKQKQQIADEQGEWNWFGKRARTIFLGYETLDTEAKVVGVKIAGGQLQLVLDRTPFYAESGGQTGDKGRIEGQQYSVDVVDTQKDGDVIVHVASKVYDRGTGLEVDPAEIEFNGADPVYVRVDKEAREATERNHTATHLLHAALRKVLGEHVQQKGSMVGPDRLRFDFSHFEKVSQHELEAVEAEVNERIREAGELVKHEDVPYEEALEKGALAFFGDKYADRVRVVEVPGVSMELCGGTHVSNVGKIGLFKIINESSIASGIRRIEAISGKAAEELLWGEYQELQQVRLLLKTGGDESVVGRVQELLEERKNLDKQVQDMRLSLLLDRALEQLEQADTVNGCRIFVMKPENSGADTLRNLGHFLQKKIGRGVGLLAGEENGKVTLVGFAGDEAISECGMNAGELVKKAASKVQGGGGGKPGLATAGGKNPAGIPDAIKMFEEVVREKLQ from the coding sequence ATGAAGTCCAGTGATATACGGCAGTCTTTTCTCGATTTTTTCGGACAAAAAGAGCACACCGTTGTTCGGTCAGCTCCGGTGATTCCTGCTGAGGATCCAACGCTGTTGTTCACCAATGCCGGGATGAACCAGTTCAAGGACGTTTTTCTGGATAAGGGTTCCAGACCTTACAGTAGAGCTGTCGATACCCAGAAGTGCATTCGGGCCTCGGGCAAGCATAACGATCTCGAAGATGTCGGGCGTGACACCTATCACCACACTTTTTTTGAAATGCTCGGCAACTGGTCTTTCGGGGACTATTACAAGAAAGAGGCGATTGTCTGGGCATGGGAGTTGCTTACAGAAGTATGGAAACTGCCCAAAGAAAGACTGTATGCGACGGTGTATACTGATGACGACGAAAGTCTGGGAATCTGGGAAAAGGAGACCGATATCGATTCCGGTCACATCATGAGGTTCGATGAAAAAGACAATTTCTGGGAGATGGGGGAAACCGGGCCATGTGGGCCGTGTTCTGAAATTCATATCGATCTGACTGAGGACCTGTCAGGCAAGGAATTGGTTAATGCAGGAGACCATCGTGTTATAGAGCTGTGGAACCTTGTTTTTATACAGTACAACCGAAAAGTGGATCGATCGCTCGAGCCGTTACCGAAAAAACATGTCGATACCGGTATGGGGTTTGAAAGGATTACCGCAGTGCTGCAAGGCAAAGGTTCGAATTACGATACGGATGTTTTCAGGCCCCTCTTCGATGCAATAACCGGTCTTACCGGGATAGGCTACAACGCAACGCTTGACGGTGAACAGGATATCGCCATGCGGGTTATTGCCGATCATGCAAGAACGCTGACCTTTGCCATCACGGATGGGGCTGTTCCGAGCAATGAGGGTCGTGGTTACGTGCTGCGCAGAATCCTGCGTCGAGCGGTGCGTTATGCGAAAAAGCTCGACTGCAATCAACCGGTACTCTACAGGCTGGTCGGTGTTATCGCGGATACCATGGGAGATGTCTTCCCTGAACTGAGAAAACAACAGAAAACTGTTGAGAAAATTGTCAGGTCCGAGGAAGAGAGTTTTTTGGTGACTCTTGACCGGGGAATTGAGATTTTTGGAGAAATAATCGCTGCACTCAGGGGTTCGAAACAAACAAGAATTAGCGGTGAAGACGCGTTTCGGCTCTACGATACCTATGGGTTTCCGCTTGATCTGACCAGGCTGATGGCTCTGGAGGAGGGGTTGACGATCGATGAAGAGGGTTTTGACACATGCATGCAGGAACAGAAGGAAAGGGCTCGCAAGGACCGTAAACAGAAGCAGCAGATTGCCGATGAACAGGGTGAATGGAACTGGTTCGGCAAGAGAGCGCGTACGATTTTTCTCGGCTATGAAACACTCGATACCGAGGCGAAGGTTGTCGGGGTAAAAATTGCCGGTGGTCAGTTGCAGCTTGTTCTCGACCGTACTCCTTTCTATGCTGAAAGCGGCGGGCAAACAGGTGACAAGGGCCGTATCGAAGGGCAACAGTATAGTGTTGACGTTGTCGATACACAGAAAGACGGGGATGTGATTGTCCATGTTGCAAGTAAAGTGTATGATCGCGGTACCGGGCTCGAGGTCGATCCGGCAGAAATTGAATTCAATGGTGCCGATCCTGTATATGTGCGAGTTGACAAAGAGGCAAGGGAGGCTACGGAACGTAATCATACAGCAACCCATCTTCTGCATGCTGCCCTGAGAAAAGTTCTTGGTGAACATGTACAACAGAAAGGGTCGATGGTTGGGCCGGATCGCTTGCGTTTTGATTTCAGCCATTTCGAAAAAGTTTCTCAACATGAGCTCGAGGCGGTCGAAGCTGAAGTCAACGAGCGCATTCGAGAAGCAGGTGAGCTTGTCAAACATGAGGACGTACCCTATGAAGAGGCCCTTGAAAAAGGAGCTCTTGCGTTTTTCGGTGACAAGTATGCCGATCGTGTTCGGGTTGTGGAAGTTCCTGGTGTGTCTATGGAATTGTGCGGTGGTACCCATGTGAGCAATGTCGGCAAGATCGGTCTCTTCAAGATTATCAATGAATCCTCGATTGCGTCCGGTATCCGCCGTATCGAGGCGATTAGCGGCAAAGCGGCCGAAGAGCTGCTCTGGGGTGAGTATCAGGAGTTGCAGCAGGTTCGTCTGCTGCTTAAAACCGGTGGGGATGAAAGTGTCGTGGGTCGTGTTCAGGAGCTTCTGGAAGAAAGAAAGAATCTCGATAAGCAGGTGCAGGACATGAGGCTTTCATTGCTTCTTGATCGGGCACTCGAACAGCTTGAACAGGCTGATACGGTGAATGGTTGCAGGATATTCGTCATGAAACCTGAAAATTCGGGAGCAGATACATTACGTAATCTTGGTCATTTTCTACAGAAAAAGATCGGACGCGGGGTCGGTCTGCTTGCCGGTGAAGAGAACGGAAAGGTTACACTGGTTGGTTTCGCCGGCGATGAAGCAATCAGCGAATGCGGCATGAACGCCGGTGAACTGGTTAAAAAAGCCGCATCGAAGGTGCAGGGTGGCGGCGGCGGAAAACCGGGACTCGCTACCGCAGGAGGGAAGAATCCGGCTGGTATCCCCGATGCTATCAAAATGTTTGAGGAAGTTGTGAGGGAGAAACTGCAATGA